One window of the Paenibacillus beijingensis genome contains the following:
- a CDS encoding sugar-binding transcriptional regulator: protein MAEERGEEKQAKMVDAARMYYQLDYSQQEIAQKLGVSRPTVSRFLQQAKDEGIVQIKIVDPKENNSHYAQQLEHKFRLKKAVVVSVPQYDDSTVKKYLGEAAALYLHEIVKDGDTIAATWGTTLYEVATRLQNKHVRGVKVVQLNGGVSHTNTNTYAHEIVHLFGKAFHTNPYFIPLPAIVDHSVVKLAIEADRHIRSILEMGKQANIAMVTVGAPTEDSVLIKADYFSESDLRMIYEKGAGDICSRYIDIQGKLISAELNQRTIGIDLEELQQKEQSILVAGGPKKVDAVYGALNGKYTNVLITDSFTAKYLLEREQ from the coding sequence ATGGCGGAGGAACGAGGAGAGGAAAAACAGGCCAAGATGGTCGATGCGGCCCGGATGTATTACCAGTTGGACTACAGTCAGCAGGAGATCGCCCAGAAGCTCGGCGTTTCCCGGCCTACCGTTTCCCGATTTTTGCAGCAGGCGAAGGACGAGGGCATCGTACAGATCAAAATCGTCGATCCCAAAGAGAACAACAGCCATTACGCGCAGCAGCTGGAGCATAAATTCCGGCTCAAGAAGGCTGTCGTCGTCTCCGTTCCGCAGTATGACGATTCGACGGTCAAAAAGTATTTGGGCGAAGCGGCGGCATTGTACTTGCACGAAATCGTCAAAGACGGGGATACGATCGCCGCAACCTGGGGCACGACGCTTTATGAGGTTGCCACCCGGCTGCAAAATAAGCATGTTCGCGGCGTAAAAGTCGTTCAGCTGAACGGAGGAGTCAGCCATACGAATACGAACACGTACGCGCATGAAATCGTCCATTTGTTCGGCAAGGCGTTTCATACGAATCCTTATTTTATTCCGCTGCCGGCGATTGTCGATCATTCCGTCGTCAAGCTTGCCATTGAAGCGGATCGTCATATCCGCAGCATTTTGGAAATGGGCAAGCAGGCCAACATTGCGATGGTAACGGTAGGGGCTCCGACAGAGGACTCGGTTCTGATCAAGGCGGACTATTTTTCCGAATCGGATTTGCGGATGATCTATGAAAAAGGCGCCGGAGACATTTGTTCCCGTTATATCGATATTCAAGGCAAACTGATCAGCGCGGAGCTCAATCAAAGAACGATCGGAATCGATCTGGAGGAGCTGCAACAGAAGGAGCAGTCTATTCTGGTGGCCGGCGGTCCGAAGAAGGTCGATGCCGTTTACGGAGCGTTAAACGGGAAATATACAAATGTGCTCATTACGGACAGCTTTACCGCGAAATATTTATTGGAACGGGAGCAATGA
- the deoC gene encoding deoxyribose-phosphate aldolase has protein sequence MSGAQAASYIDHTLLKPDAVLSQIVQLCDEAKQYGFATVCINPYWVPAAFRQLVGSKVGITTVIGFPLGAASTFVKTAEARDAIAAGATEIDMVLNVGALKSGLDEEVEKDIAAVVAACAGRAAVKVILETGLLSDEEKVRACRLSKKAGADFVKTSTGFGPGGATVADIALMRQAVGPEMGVKASGGVRDLATVQQLIAAGATRIGASSGVAIVTGAKDQGQGY, from the coding sequence ATTAGCGGGGCGCAGGCGGCTTCATATATCGATCATACATTGCTTAAACCGGATGCCGTGCTGTCGCAAATCGTTCAATTGTGCGATGAGGCGAAGCAGTACGGCTTCGCAACGGTTTGCATCAATCCTTACTGGGTGCCGGCAGCGTTCAGGCAGCTAGTCGGATCGAAGGTCGGCATTACGACGGTGATCGGGTTTCCGCTCGGCGCAGCAAGCACTTTCGTTAAAACGGCGGAAGCAAGGGACGCCATTGCAGCCGGAGCGACGGAGATTGATATGGTGCTTAATGTCGGCGCTCTGAAATCCGGGCTGGATGAAGAAGTGGAAAAGGATATTGCGGCGGTTGTCGCAGCTTGCGCCGGACGCGCCGCTGTAAAGGTCATACTGGAAACGGGACTGCTGTCCGACGAAGAAAAGGTGCGCGCTTGCCGTCTCAGCAAGAAGGCCGGAGCCGACTTTGTCAAGACGTCGACCGGTTTCGGACCGGGAGGCGCTACCGTTGCGGATATTGCCCTCATGCGGCAAGCCGTCGGCCCTGAGATGGGCGTGAAAGCTTCTGGCGGCGTCCGTGATCTGGCAACGGTGCAGCAGCTCATTGCTGCAGGAGCTACCCGGATTGGCGCCAGCTCAGGAGTTGCAATCGTAACCGGCGCGAAAGATCAGGGTCAAGGCTACTAA